A section of the Arcobacter roscoffensis genome encodes:
- a CDS encoding UvrD-helicase domain-containing protein — protein MNYTKEQEEIINSKEPSFKINAVAGSGKTTTLLEYAKQNRHLKILYLAYNKSLQQTIQKKLSEYELSNMSISTIHSLAYNKIEAYRYTLAHDLKVQVIERVLCSFEQTVNQRNNYYPIPEYIALMKDLVNFYCNSSLIALDLKLIENYKKQSDLSAKILELINKDTSRVLAHLKHILSSMKNKQIDATHDFYLKMFYLNKKISSNLGYDLILVDEAQDISDVMIGIVESQNCRRVYVGDSFQQIYSFRYAINALNKIDLPSYNLTKSFRFSDEYAKDLQRRINSLYEKNSTKPLSISGIDSKTSFHRNCIDEDKQYTIIARSTFGLMQELVQHIHSDKKFYFEGGYNSYSFMNQTVYSIFYLKEKKNDKVTLDEIKDFESIYELEQFAKDTKNQDYLNIIKFINTYGDNIFDINKKIKDRLTTKKEEADIIFTTTHKSKGLEYEQVLMTNDFITKKEISNPKSKLSYLRINEELNIYYVAATRVKKAIDLASLNLDYTYKEGDAVSSIAKPRYAKKTSDKKMKNLQEEWLKKNRVKKVDAF, from the coding sequence ATGAATTATACAAAAGAACAAGAAGAGATTATAAACTCAAAAGAGCCATCTTTTAAAATAAATGCTGTTGCAGGAAGTGGTAAAACCACTACACTTTTAGAGTACGCAAAACAAAATAGACATCTAAAAATTTTATATCTAGCATACAACAAATCTCTTCAACAAACCATTCAAAAAAAGCTAAGTGAATATGAACTATCAAACATGAGTATAAGTACCATTCACTCTCTTGCTTACAATAAAATAGAAGCATATAGATACACTCTTGCCCATGATTTAAAAGTACAAGTAATTGAGAGAGTTTTATGCTCTTTTGAGCAAACAGTAAACCAAAGAAACAACTACTACCCTATTCCTGAGTATATTGCGCTTATGAAAGACTTAGTAAACTTTTATTGTAATAGTTCATTGATAGCACTTGATTTAAAACTAATAGAAAACTATAAAAAACAATCTGATTTAAGCGCTAAGATTTTGGAGCTTATAAACAAAGATACTTCAAGGGTTTTAGCCCACCTAAAACACATCTTATCATCTATGAAAAACAAACAAATAGATGCAACCCATGACTTTTATCTAAAGATGTTTTACCTAAATAAAAAAATCAGTTCAAACCTTGGATATGACTTGATTTTAGTAGATGAAGCCCAAGATATTTCAGATGTGATGATAGGAATAGTTGAATCACAAAACTGTAGAAGGGTTTATGTAGGGGATTCTTTTCAGCAAATATACTCTTTTAGATACGCCATAAATGCCTTAAATAAAATAGATTTACCAAGTTACAATCTTACAAAAAGTTTTAGATTTTCAGATGAATACGCAAAAGACTTACAAAGAAGAATCAATAGCCTTTATGAAAAAAATAGTACCAAACCTTTAAGTATTTCAGGTATTGATTCAAAAACTTCTTTTCATAGAAACTGTATTGATGAGGATAAACAATATACTATTATTGCAAGATCAACCTTTGGTCTTATGCAAGAGTTAGTACAGCATATTCACTCAGATAAAAAGTTTTACTTTGAGGGTGGATATAACTCTTATTCATTTATGAATCAGACTGTTTACTCTATTTTTTATCTAAAAGAGAAAAAAAACGACAAAGTTACACTAGATGAAATCAAAGACTTTGAATCAATCTATGAGTTAGAACAGTTTGCAAAAGATACAAAAAACCAAGACTATTTAAATATTATAAAGTTTATCAATACCTATGGAGATAATATCTTTGATATAAACAAAAAAATCAAAGATAGACTTACCACAAAAAAAGAAGAAGCCGATATTATTTTCACAACAACTCATAAATCAAAAGGTTTAGAGTATGAACAAGTTTTGATGACAAATGACTTTATTACAAAAAAAGAGATTAGTAATCCCAAAAGTAAACTATCTTATCTTAGAATAAATGAAGAGTTAAACATCTACTATGTGGCAGCTACAAGAGTAAAAAAAGCCATCGATTTAGCCTCTTTAAACCTTGACTATACTTACAAAGAAGGTGATGCCGTAAGTTCAATAGCAAAACCTAGATATGCTAAAAAAACAAGTGATAAAAAAATGAAAAATCTACAAGAAGAATGGCTTAAAAAAAATAGAGTAAAAAAAGTCGATGCCTTCTAA
- a CDS encoding manganese efflux pump MntP family protein: MELVLIAIALAMDSVAVSIASGSKYKNINFSNTIKIAAFFGIAQGMMPLIGYYLGALFADFVDSIDHYIAFVILVFLGYKMIQEARQDDFEDEVKDLKTKTLFILAVATSIDALAVGVTFSFSNTDIFYAVILITLITFALCIVAVYVGKYLGGYLEDKAEYLGGFILIALGFKILIEGLA, from the coding sequence ATGGAACTTGTACTTATTGCAATTGCATTAGCTATGGATAGTGTTGCAGTATCTATAGCTAGTGGAAGTAAATATAAAAATATAAACTTTTCAAACACTATAAAAATAGCAGCTTTTTTTGGTATCGCTCAGGGTATGATGCCTTTAATTGGATACTATTTAGGTGCTTTATTTGCAGATTTTGTGGATAGCATAGATCACTATATAGCCTTTGTAATTTTAGTATTTTTAGGTTATAAGATGATACAAGAAGCAAGGCAAGATGACTTTGAAGATGAAGTAAAAGATTTAAAAACCAAAACACTTTTTATTTTAGCAGTTGCCACATCTATTGATGCACTTGCTGTTGGTGTTACGTTCTCTTTTTCTAATACTGATATTTTTTATGCAGTAATCCTAATCACACTTATAACTTTTGCTTTATGTATAGTTGCTGTTTATGTGGGTAAATACTTAGGTGGTTACTTAGAAGATAAAGCAGAGTATTTAGGTGGTTTTATTTTAATAGCTTTAGGATTTAAAATATTGATAGAGGGATTAGCTTAA